The nucleotide sequence AGAAGGGGACGCGCTGGCGCCGGTGGGGGAATACGCGGCGTCGTGCGTGGGGCGTGAACGCGTCTTCGAGGACGCGGCGGCGCGCTGGGGGACTCGCGTCGCCATCGTTCGCCTCAACTACGCGGTCGACCTGCGCTACGGCGTCCTGGTCGACCTGGCGCGGCGCATCCAGGACGGGACGCCGGTCGACGTGTCGATGGGCTTCGTCAACTGCATCTGGCAGGGGGACGCGAATGCGATGGCGATCCGCGCGCTCCCCCACGCCAGCGCGCCGCCGCTCGCGATCAACGTCACGGGAAGTGCCCGCCTCGCGGTGCGCGACGTCGCGCTGCGTCTGGGCGAACTGTTGGGGCGCGTCCCGCGCTTCGTCGGCTCGGAGGGGGCGGACGCCCTCCTGAGCGACACGTCGCGCGCCCGCGCCCTGTTCGGCCCGGCAACGACCGATGAATCGACGCTCGTTGGCTGGGTGGCCGGTTGGCTGCAAACCGGCGGGCGCACGTTGGGCAAGCCGACCAGGTTCGAACGGCGCGACGGCGCGTTCTGACGATGCAGCCACCGATTGCCACACCGTTCCCCGGCGCATGACCTCGCTCCGCGCGCACCTCCTGGCCGGCCAGGTGATTCCGGCGCACCCGCTGGCGCTCACGGCCCAGCGCCGGCTGGACCACCGGCGGCAGCGCGCGCTCACGCGCTACTACGTGGACGCCGGCGCCGGGGGAATGGCGGTGGGCGTGCACACCACGCAGTTCGCCATCCGGCAGCATGGCATGCTGCACGACGTCCTGTCGTTAGGCGCGGAGAGCGCGCACGAGTGGTTGGCCCGCTCGCCCCGGGGGTTCACCCTCATTGCCGGCGCGGTGGGGGGGCGCGACCAGGCCGTGCGCGAGGCCACGCTGGCGCGCGACCTGGGCTATGACGCCGTGCTCCTCTCGCTGGCCGGCCATGACGGGGCAACGCACGAGCAGCTCCTGGCACACTGCCGCGCCGTGGGCGAGGTCCTCCCCCTCATCGGGTTCTACCTGCAGCCCGCGGTTGGGGGGCGACGCCTCGACTACCGCTTCTGGCGCGACTTTGCCGAACTGCCGGACGTCGTCGCCATCAAGATCGCGCCATTCAACCGGTACCAGACACTGGACGTGGTGCGCGCCGTGGTCGACGCCGGGCGCGACGACGTGGCGCTGTACACGGGGAACGACGACAACATCGTTGCTGACCTCCTCACGCCCTTCACCCTCGCGCGTGGCGAGCAGCGCGTCACGCGCCACATCGTGGGCGGGTTGCTGGGGCAGTGGGCGGTCTGGACGCACCGCGCCGTGGCGATGCTGGCCGAGCTCGCGAGACTACGCACGCGCAGCGCCACGAGCGTGGACCCGTCCGCTGGCGGCAACGCCGATGCCTATCGCCGCTGGCTGGCGCACGGTGTCGCGCTTACCGACGCCAACGGCGCACTCTTCGACGTGACGCACCAGTTTGCCGGCTGCATTCCCGGCATCCATGAAGTGCTGCGACGCCAGCGCCTGCTGGACGGCACCTGGTGCCTGGACCCGGCAGAGGCGCTCTCCCCCGGGCAATCGGCGGAGCTCGACCGCGTCGCCACCGCGTACCCCGAGCTACACGACGACGACTTCGTCGCCGAGCATCGCGATCGCTGGATGGCGTAGCCTGGATCGCGTCACGCGAGCCGTGCATGCCAGGACGACGACGCCGGACGCTCGAAGCGCGCCCGGTACTCCCCGGCATTGGTGATCGTTGTGTCGAAGACAGCGGTGTCGGCGCCAACGACGCCATCGCGTACGCGTGCGACGTACGTTGCACGGTCCACGCATTGCACCTGGCCGGCGGCATCTCGATAGAAGATGCGCCCGCCGGCCAGCAACGACGCCCCCAGCGCACGCTCCAATTGCTCCAGCGAGCGATAGAGCGCATCTATGGAACAACCGGAGGCGCCGGCCGCGCGCTGGTCCACGCCAATTGCCAGAAAGCGCCCCTCGCGCCAGTCGCGCGCGCTCATGAGCGGCTCGCCGTGCGCCTGCCAACCGGCCAGGTAGTCGTCCACGAGTCGCAGCAATGCCTCGCTGGCATCGCCCGTCAGCGCGCCGCGCGTCGTGGCGTCACTGGCGCCAAAGATCCACAGGCGCGCGTCGTCTGGAAGCTGTTTGAACGGAACCTGCGGCATCGACCATCCTCTCCTGCATGGTAACTCGTCGGCATCGGCGCATCGCGCGCCGGTGTCGCAAGTTACTCACCATCCCACAGGAGGTCAGCCAGGGGGTCAGCGGCTCCTGGCCGAGTCGCCCCTCGCACCGCCGGCGCGCAGCGAATCGAGGAAGGGCGGGCTCCCCGTGCCGACCACGAGCGGTGCGTCGAGCGCATCCAGGTACTCGGCGCGAAGCACCCGCTTCCCCTCGCCTGAAAAGAGGAACCTCACGAACTCGGCCCCCGCCTGCGGATGCTCGGCGTCGTTTGGTATTGCGAGCCCGTAGCGGATCGGCATCCCCTCGAGCGCGAGCGTGTCGCCCACCGCGCTTCCCAACACGCGCACCCGCGCCGTGGCGTACGTCGCGGCCAGCGCCTCATCGCCGAGGTCGACGTCGGGGGGGAGGGCGATGAAGGGGAGGCGCGCCCCGCGTGCCGACGATTCGTACATCCAGGCGTAGTCCAGCTCGTTGGCCTGCAGGAGCGCCACCAACTCCGCCGATTTGGGGCGCACGTTCCGGCGCGGCGCCGCTGCCACGAGGCGGCGCGCCAGCCCTGGTTCCCTGTAGTGGCGCTCCGCCAGCTGAAAGAGCATCAGCGTGCGATAGCCGGCCGGGTCCAGGTCGGGATCGGAGCGCCCGATGTCGAGCCCCGGGCGCTGCAGCACGCGGCGCCAGTCGCCTCGCATCGCCTCGTCGGCCCCGGGCGCATTTGCCGTGTAGGCAAGCACGAGGCGGTTGCGGGCAAAGCGGGCGTACCAGGACACGTGCGACGGCATGAGGAGGCGCGGAAAGACCTCCTCGTCGGCCAGCGCCACGACGTCGGCGTGCTTGCCGAGGTCGACCAGGCGCCGCGCCAGCTCCAGGCTCCCCGCTGTTTCCAGTGTGTAGGGGGTGCCGGTGCGCGCGCGAAAGGTGTCAAGCGCGGCGCGCAGCGGGCGCGACAGGGAGCCCGCGGCGAATACGGCGAGCGGCGCGGGGGGAGCGGCCATCTCCCGACTGCCACTACCCCGCTGCGCATCCCGCGTCCCGCCGCACGCCACGACGACCAGCGCCAGCAACAGCAACAGCACCAGCGGCAGCGCCAGCGCCGGCAGAAGTCTCGGCGCGAATGCAGGCGCCAGTCTCGGCGCCAGTCTCGGCGCCAGTCTCTCCGCCCCTGCCGGCACCGGCGCCATCACACGCTCCGTCATCCGCAGGATGGCACAACCTCGCATGCGAGCGCTGGGCACCGCGCAGCGCCCGGCAACGTCACTTGACCGGCGGGAGCTGGATGAGTGGCGTCCCACCCCCCGACACCTGCGGCATGGCTCCGTTCCACTTGTCGATCAGGCGGTACTGCACCAGCGTCGGCGTCAGGCTCTCCGAGAGCAGGCGATTGGCGCGCGACTGCGCCTCCGCCTCGGCGAGGATCGCCTTGGCGCGCCCCGCCGCCTTGATCGAGTCGCCGCGCGCCTGGAACTCGTTCTTCTGCAGCTCGTTCTGCGCGGTGAGTGCCTGCTGCTGCATCACGTTCTTGGCGTTGATGGCCTCGATCACGCTCTGCGGCGCGCGGAACTCGTTCAGCGTGAACTGCTTCACCACGATCCCGTACTGCACCAGCCGTTGCGACAGGAGCGCCTGCGCCCGCGACACCGTTTCCGCCTTCTTGGGCCCCATGATGTCGGCGATGGCCTCGTCGCCGACCACTTCCTGCAGCGCCTGGCGGATGGTCTGCTTCACGTAGCCGTGCTGGATCGAGCCGATGTCGGTGCGGAACGTCTGGTACAGCGCCGGCACCTTGGCGGGGTCGATCTCGAACGACATCGCGACGTCGAGCGAGATGGGCTGTCCTTCCTTGGAGTTCACGTTGATCTCGTCGTTGCCCGTCGAAGCGCCCGACGCGCTGCGCGTGAGGACAAGGGTCTGCATGTAGACCGGGTACTCCTCGATTGCACTCAGCAGCGGGTTGCGCAGGTGCAATCCCGGGCCCAGCGGCTTGTTGTCGACGCCACCGCCGGCGCGGTGGATGAGGATCCCCACGTGCCCGGGCTCCACGTAGGTGAACAGCGACGGCAGCAGGAAGGCGAGGACGAAGAGGATCGCCCCGAACTTGATCAGCTTGCCGAGCAACCCACCGCCACCCGACGCACCGCCCTGTCGCATCGCGTTGAGCACGTCGCCTACTTGGTTTGCCATACGGTCTCCTTGAAGCATTCGGGGCACACCCGTTCACCTGACGGGAGGCGAACCATGGTCTCGTCCGAGAGGGCCCCGTGAATGGGACAGGTGAGTTCCGCCTCGCGTTCGATCTCCTTCCGGTTTTGCACCTGCTTCCAGAGCTTGCCGAGCGGGGTAAAGG is from Gemmatimonadaceae bacterium and encodes:
- a CDS encoding NAD(P)-dependent oxidoreductase; the encoded protein is MSDATLAALAADAPRSERELEERLSRPSAEVLAALSECPGDVAVVGAGGKMGPSLSAMLRRAADAEGRGRRIHAISRWGGEAGARDAERLSVMGVNVVRADLLDAEAHAALPDAPNVIYMAGQKFGTQEAPSLTWMTNTVLPAYAARRYRESRIVAFSTGNVYALTPVTGRGSREGDALAPVGEYAASCVGRERVFEDAAARWGTRVAIVRLNYAVDLRYGVLVDLARRIQDGTPVDVSMGFVNCIWQGDANAMAIRALPHASAPPLAINVTGSARLAVRDVALRLGELLGRVPRFVGSEGADALLSDTSRARALFGPATTDESTLVGWVAGWLQTGGRTLGKPTRFERRDGAF
- a CDS encoding dihydrodipicolinate synthase family protein, with product MTSLRAHLLAGQVIPAHPLALTAQRRLDHRRQRALTRYYVDAGAGGMAVGVHTTQFAIRQHGMLHDVLSLGAESAHEWLARSPRGFTLIAGAVGGRDQAVREATLARDLGYDAVLLSLAGHDGATHEQLLAHCRAVGEVLPLIGFYLQPAVGGRRLDYRFWRDFAELPDVVAIKIAPFNRYQTLDVVRAVVDAGRDDVALYTGNDDNIVADLLTPFTLARGEQRVTRHIVGGLLGQWAVWTHRAVAMLAELARLRTRSATSVDPSAGGNADAYRRWLAHGVALTDANGALFDVTHQFAGCIPGIHEVLRRQRLLDGTWCLDPAEALSPGQSAELDRVATAYPELHDDDFVAEHRDRWMA
- a CDS encoding extracellular solute-binding protein, producing MRGCAILRMTERVMAPVPAGAERLAPRLAPRLAPAFAPRLLPALALPLVLLLLLALVVVACGGTRDAQRGSGSREMAAPPAPLAVFAAGSLSRPLRAALDTFRARTGTPYTLETAGSLELARRLVDLGKHADVVALADEEVFPRLLMPSHVSWYARFARNRLVLAYTANAPGADEAMRGDWRRVLQRPGLDIGRSDPDLDPAGYRTLMLFQLAERHYREPGLARRLVAAAPRRNVRPKSAELVALLQANELDYAWMYESSARGARLPFIALPPDVDLGDEALAATYATARVRVLGSAVGDTLALEGMPIRYGLAIPNDAEHPQAGAEFVRFLFSGEGKRVLRAEYLDALDAPLVVGTGSPPFLDSLRAGGARGDSARSR
- a CDS encoding prohibitin family protein, with translation MANQVGDVLNAMRQGGASGGGGLLGKLIKFGAILFVLAFLLPSLFTYVEPGHVGILIHRAGGGVDNKPLGPGLHLRNPLLSAIEEYPVYMQTLVLTRSASGASTGNDEINVNSKEGQPISLDVAMSFEIDPAKVPALYQTFRTDIGSIQHGYVKQTIRQALQEVVGDEAIADIMGPKKAETVSRAQALLSQRLVQYGIVVKQFTLNEFRAPQSVIEAINAKNVMQQQALTAQNELQKNEFQARGDSIKAAGRAKAILAEAEAQSRANRLLSESLTPTLVQYRLIDKWNGAMPQVSGGGTPLIQLPPVK